The genomic interval GTGGGATTTCGGTGGGCCGTGGGCTGATCCGGGCGGCTCCGGCGAGCGTTGCCAGAGCTTCTGGTAAGCCGCGCCCGCCCCGGTGATGGAGCGTCATCAGCCTGTCGCCCCGCGTCAGCGCGTCGCCGAGCCCCTTGTGAAGGACGAGGCCCACGCCCAAGTCGATAGGGTCGTCCTTGTCTTTGCGGCCGCCGCCGAGCTGCGCCACCGCCCGGCCGAGGCTGAGGG from Deinococcota bacterium carries:
- the deoA gene encoding pyrimidine-nucleoside phosphorylase (Catalyzes the reversible phosphorolysis of thymidine, deoxyuridine and their analogues to their respective bases and 2-deoxyribose 1-phosphate) codes for the protein LSLGRAVAQLGGGRKDKDDPIDLGVGLVLHKGLGDALTRGDRLMTLHHRGGRGLPEALATLAGAARISPRPTEIPPLILGTLR